A part of Thermus oshimai DSM 12092 genomic DNA contains:
- a CDS encoding flavin reductase family protein produces MDQEAKKKALRSFTYGLYILTAQDGEDLAAGTVNWVTQASFQPPLIALGVKRESHLHALIAKTGRLALMTLRADQKAIAQDFFKPTKREGNTLNGHPFEPSPTFGLPLLTELPYWLEAEVRALLALGDHSLVVAEVVEAGVREEAKPLVMWDTGWFYGG; encoded by the coding sequence ATGGACCAGGAAGCGAAGAAGAAAGCCCTGAGGAGCTTCACCTACGGCCTTTACATCCTCACGGCCCAAGACGGGGAGGACCTCGCCGCGGGCACGGTGAACTGGGTCACCCAGGCCTCCTTCCAGCCCCCCCTCATCGCCCTGGGGGTGAAGCGGGAAAGCCACCTCCACGCCCTCATCGCCAAGACGGGCCGGCTCGCCCTCATGACCCTACGGGCGGACCAGAAGGCCATCGCCCAGGACTTCTTCAAGCCCACCAAAAGGGAGGGGAACACCCTAAACGGCCACCCCTTTGAACCCTCCCCCACCTTTGGCCTCCCCCTCCTCACCGAGCTCCCCTACTGGCTCGAGGCCGAGGTCCGGGCCCTCCTCGCCCTGGGGGACCACAGCCTGGTGGTGGCCGAGGTGGTGGAGGCGGGGGTCAGGGAGGAGGCCAAGCCCCTGGTCATGTGGGACACGGGCTGGTTCTACGGGGGCTAA